TGGGTCGAGCGGCCTTCTTGCTGGGCCGGAAGTGTTGGAGGCCGTAGGCGCGCGGTTCGACCTAGAGACAACCGGCCGCGGCGAGGTTCACCTGGCGGGCTCGTTCGAGTTCCCGTCCGATGGCCGATCAGGCGACCTCAGATGGGCGCTCCTCTCCCCCTCACCTGCCCGGGGTGCCTTCGATGAGTGTTGGATCGATATCTGGCCAGCCGACACGTCGCTGAAGCGTGTCCTCTACGCCACACTCGTGCCCGGTGACTCTCACGCTTCGGCACCGGAAGTCACCCAGATCAACTCGCGGCTCGGCGTCGTCTTCGATGCTGACAAAGCCATCCGAAGCCGCTCGACCGCCGTATTCCCGTCGGGCTGCGGGGCCATTGGGTTTGCCCTGGGCATTGTTGTGGTTTTCTTGAGACGTCTCGAGTTCGCTTCTGCCCTCCACGCAGGAATTTCACGAAGAGGCCTTCTCGGGATTTCGCTCCTCGAGACGAGCGCGTGGGTTGGCCTAGCGGCGGCGGCCGCGCTTGCAGCGGGGGTCATCGCGAGTTCGACACTCGCCGAAGGGCGCGATCTCGTCATTCAAGGTGCCGTGAGGACCGTCATCGTCAGCACCTTCGGTAGCTTCGCCGGAAGTCTCCTGGCTCTGGGGTTCATTCGCGAAAGTCGGCTGTACTCATACTTCAAATCCAGGAGCTGACCGGCGGCGGGCCCGCTCCGGCCCGAGTCGCGCCGCCGGTCCGCAACGAACCTGGCGCCGGCGTCATCGGTGGGGGTGTCGGCGATGGCCTGGCCCTGAAAGCGCGGCCGAGTGCCGCCACCGATACGGCCGGCTGACGCTCGTGGGCGAGCCTTCCCGGCGCCCTCGTGCCGTGAATCAAGGTGAGAGTGAATGCCGAGACGACGCTCACGAACCGCGACCAGATGGGGTTCCGGATGCTCGTGGGCCCCGAGGCGCTCCGCCAGGGCTTCGTGGTACCCGGCGCGGTCGTTCCTCGGCGGCCGCGCCCCGCGGGAGATCCGTCGCCGGAACCGCGGACGCGAGCTCGGCTGACGGCTCCCGTCCCCGCCTGGCGTCGGGCTGGTGAAGGATGCAACCGCTCCCGTCTCCGACGTACCGCGGTCGGGTAGGAGATTCGGGCGTCCCAGTGCCGAATCTCCGTCGATGCGACCCGAATCTCCGACGTCAGGGCAAGCGCGAGGGCTGACCCTCAGGGCGTCTCGTCCAGTCCCAGCTCGCGGCGCCAGTGGGCCAGGAACTCCGCACCTGCGTCGTCGTGGATGGCGTCGCCGATGGTGATGACCTCGTAGGGCCGCTCGAGCACGCCGTCGGCGGGGCGCACATCCACGTGGGCCACCTCGTAGCCGGCGTCGTGCACGAAGTCCGCCATCTTGTAGTCGCTGCGCGAGTCGCCGACGGAGCGCCAGCGCCGGGGGAGCGGTCCGCGCGCCGCGAAGTAGTCGAACGCCCGCTGCGCGCCGCGGTCCTTGTCGAGCAGCACCGACTCGATGTCGGTGGAGATGATCGTCGGGTCGATGCGGAACGGCACCGCCCCGGACGCGTCGGGCGAGACGCGGGACCCGTACCGCAGGCCCACGCCGAGACCGGTGAGCACGTCGAACGCCGCATCCTGGAACCGGCTCTGCGCCTCGGCGTAGGTCTCCGCATCCACGTCGGTGCGCTGCTCGACGGAGATCATCGCGCGCTTCGTCTCGTCGAAGAACATCGTGTCGGCGAAGCGGTCGCGCACGAGCCGGCGGACGGCGTCGACCGCGTCGGGCGAGAACGCGACCGTCTCGTCGACGGTCACCTCGCCCATCCCCTCGCCCGTGACCGGCGCCCACGCGCCGCCCTTCTCGAACACGCCGAACATCCGGGCGCCGTGCTGGTCGAGGGCGTCGCCGAGCCCGGCGTCGCAGAGCGGATCCACCACCTGATTGCGGATGAAGTCGCCCGACCGGCCGGTGATGAACGCGATCGGCACGCCCGCGGCCGCCATGGCGACCAGGTCGGTGACGATGCTGCGGATGGCGATGGTGCGCGTGACGGGACTCGCGATGGGTCCGTCCACGTCGAAGAGCAGTCCGAGATTGTGCACAGTCCATTGTCGCCGCTGCGAGAATGGACGCATGTCGCATCCCGAACCCGCAGCCGCACCGCTGTGGCATCCGGATGCTCCGAGCACCGTCGTCGCGGGCGACAACCTCGAGGTGCTCGCCGCCCTGCCGGACGCGTCGTTCCGGCTCATCTACCTCGACCCGCCGTTCAACACCGGCCGGTCGCAGGCGCGGCGGACGCTGACCTCGCGTCCCTCCGACGGCGGCGCGGGCAGCGTCATCGGCTTCAAGGGACGCAGCTACGAGCGGATCAAGGGCGACCTGCTCAGCTACGACGACCGCTTCGAGGACTACTGGGGGTTCCTCGAACCGCGGCTGATCGAGGCCTGGCGCGTGCTCGCCGCCGACGGCACCCTCTACCTGCACCTCGACTACCGCGAGTCGCACTACGCCAAGGTGCTGCTGGATGCGCTGTTCGGCCGGGAGTCGTTCCTCAACGAGCTCATCTGGGCATACGACTACGGCGCCAAGCCGAAGAACCGGTGGCCGGCCAAGCACGACACGATCCTCGTCTACGTGAAGGATCCGTCCGCCTACCACTTCGACTCGGCGGCGGTCGAGCGCGAGCCGTACATGGCGCCCGGGCTGGTGACCCCCGAGAAGGCCCAGCTCGGCAAGCTGCCGACCGACGTCTGGTGGCACACCATCGTCTCGCCGACCGGCCGGGAGAAGACGGGGTACCCGACGCAGAAGCCGGAGGGGGTGCTGCGCCGGATCGTGCAGGCGTCGAGCCGCGAGGGCGACTGGGTGCTCGACTTCTTCGCCGGCAGCGGCACCACGGGCGCGGTCGCCTCCGCGCTGGGGCGCCGGTTCCTCCTGGTCGACAGCAATCCGGCCGCGATCGAGGTCATGCGCGAACGACTCGGCGCGGGTGACGCGGCGGTCCGGTTCGTCGGCTGACGGCTGACGGCTGACGCCTGACGGCCGAGCGCTGCCCCGCCGGTCAGGCGGGATGCTCGACGTGCGACTTCAGCGCCCGCATCGTCCGTCTGCTCTCGGCGGCGGCCATCCAGACGAGCATGGGCTGCGTCGCCCGGAAGAAGCCATGGGTGGTGAGCTCGCCGACCCGGGTCACGTGCGTGACGGGTCCGGTTCCGTCGAGGTCGTAGCGGATGTCGGCGTCGATGCTCCCGGACCGTTTCGCCTGGTGGAACCGCAGCGCGCGGTCGGGGACCTCTTCGACGACCTGGCCCGGCATCCGGCCGACCATCGTCGTGTCCTCGTAGCCGGCCACCCGGCCGCGGGTGCCGCGATAGACCATCGAGTGATGGAGCCACGCGGGATACTCGTCCACGGCCCGGAGGGCGAGGTACACCTCGTGCGCCGGGGCGTCGATGTCGATGGTGTTCGTGATGCGTCTCATGGTGCTCGGTCTACACCCGTGCACACCCGGGCGAGCTAGCGGGGTTCTCCCCCACCTCGGCGTTCATCCGGAATTCTCAGAGGGGTGTGTGGAAGGGTGGATGCACTATGCGAACACGCCTCCGAGCCCTCCCCTTCCTGTGGGGTGCCCTGGTCTCGGCCGTACTGTTCGCGGCCGTCTACCTGGTGTTCGTGCAGAGCTACATCGGGCAGGTGATCGACGAGCGCGCGTTCGCCGGCGCGGACGCCTGGAAGGGCGACGTCATCGATTTCGCCCAGAGTTTCCTCGACGCGCTGCCGGTGGCCTCCGTAGTGATCGGGGCGGTCGTGGCGATCGTGATCGTGCTCGTCCGGCGCAACTGGCTGGTGTTCGGCGTCGCCGTCGGAGCGGCGATCGGAGCCAACGTCAGCACGCAGCTGCTCAAGTACACCATCCTGTCGCGGCCCGAGAAGGGCGTGGATGTGGGGCTCGCCAACTCGCTCCCGTCCGGTCACACCGCGGTCGCCGCCTCCGCCGCCCTCGTGGTCTTCCTGCTGGCGGCGCCGAAGTACCGGCCGCTGGCGGCCATCGTCGGCTCGATCTTCGCGATCGCGGCGGGCGCATCCACGCTGGTGGAGCAGTGGCACCGCCCGAGCGACGTGGTGGCCGGGATGCTCGTCGTCGCGTTCTGGGGCTGCCTGGCCGGGATCGTCCTCTCGTGGCTGCACCTGCCCGGCGCCGAGCCTCCGGTGCGGAGCAAGCTGTGGCCGCTGGTCTGGATCGGCGTCGTCTGTGCCGTCGGATCCATCGTGGCGCTGCTGGTGACCTACTTCTCGGCGCAGTCGGGCACCGAGCACCTCTTCATCGCGTATGCGGGCGGGGTCGCCGCGATCGTCGCCACCGGTTTCGTGCTCGCCGCAGCGGGCAACCGTCTGTACCGCCGGCTGGCGTGAGCGGATCGCTCACTCGCTGAAGAACGACGTGAGGTCACGCGCGAGTGCGTCCGGAGCCTCCTCGGCGACATGGTGTCCCGACGCGATGCCGTGCCCGCGCACATCCACCGCCCAGTCCCGCCAGATCTCCAACGGGTCGCCGAACAGTTGCTCCAGGTCGTCGTGCAGGGACCAGAGGACGAGCAGCGGCATCGAGAGCCGTCGGCCGGCCGCGCGGTCCGACTCCTCGTCGGCGCGGTCGACGGTGAGGCCGGCGCGGTAGTCCTCCAGCATCGCCCGCACGACCTCCGGGCGGTGGACGGCCTCCCGCCGCTCCGCGAAGTTCTCTGCACCCATGGCGTCGGGATCGCCGTGGTACCAGGCGTCCGGATCGGCGCCGATCACCCGTTCGGGCACCTCCGGCTGTGCGAAGAAGAACCAGTGGAACCACGCGGTCGCGAACTCCGGCGTCATCCGGTCGAGGTGCTCCACGATCGGGATGCAGTCGAGCAGGGCCACCCGGCGCACGGCCTCGGGATGGTCCAGGGCGAGCCGGAAGGCCACGTAGCTGCCGCGGTCGTGCCCGACGAGGTCGAATCGGTCGTGGCCGAGCTGCCGCATGAGTTCGAGGATGTCCCCGGCCATCGCCCGCTTCGACGCCTGGGCGTGATCCGACCGGGGCGCCGGCGCGCTCGAACGCCCGTACCCGCGCAGGTCGGGGACGACCACCGTGAACCCCTGCTCGGCGAGCACGGGCGCGACACGATGCCAGGTCGCGCCCGTACGGGGATGCCCGTGCAGGAGCACCAGCGGTGGACCTTTGCCGCCGTGGCGGACGTGGATGGTCGCCTCGCCGACATCGACGTCGGCGTGCGCGAATCCCTCGAACACCCGGCTACCGGGAGGACGTCACGCCTTCGCGCGGAGGTTCTCGGCGATCTTCGCCAGCGACCCGTCGAGCGCCTGCTGCATCCCGTCGAACTCCTGCGTCGTGTGGATGGTCAGCTCGACACCGTCGTCGGTCAGCCGGAGGGCGCCGTGGTAGTCGTGCGGTCCGGGAGCGGACCAGCGAACCTCGCGGGCGGCGCGGTCGACATCGAAGTTCGCCTCGGAGGTGACTGTCTCGTCCTTGCCGTCCTGGTCGGCGTCGACGTGGGCGGTGGTCTCCACCTTGCCGTCAGGCAGCTCGTGCGCCTCGGTAACGCGCGGGAAGTAGGCGGGGAGGTTCTCCGGGTCGGAGACGTAGTCGAAGTACTCGTCGGCGTCGCCCTCGAGGGGCCGGTTCGCAGTGTAGGTAGGCATGCCGCGACGGTACGCCCGGTCGCGCCGAGCGCAAGCCAGCGCATCCATTCGGACCGCGACGAGCGTGAGCGCGCAGACGACGGCCGCGCACAGCGTGAGGGCGGCGGCGCCGAAGGGGGCGATGAGGCCTGCCGCTGCGACGCCGATCGCGCTGCCGGCCACCTTGATCCCGGCGACCGTCGCGAAGATGCGGGCGGCGGCGCCGGGCGGCGAGTACTCCGTGCGCGCCGCCAGTGTCGCGGCGAACAGGACTGAGCTCACCGCGCCGACCGCGGCGAACGCGATGCCTCCCACCGCCGCGCCCGCGGCGGGGAAGGGGAGCGCCAGCAGCGGCAGCAGCAGCGCGAGCGCGGCAGCTGCCACGCCACGCGCGACCAGCCGTTCCGGCCGGCCGGTCAGCGGCCGGGCGAGCAGGACGAGGGATGCGACGAGGCCGCCCGCGCCGTACAGCGACATGAGGACGGCCGCCGTCGACGGCGAGGCGCCGCGCTGTGCCGCCAGGGACGCCGCGATCACGGGAGCCGCCGCGAGGGCGGTGGCCGAGCCGATCGTCGCTACCGTGGTGCGCCGGAGCGGAGGGGAGACGACCAGCAGGCGGAGCACGCTCGCCTTCGCCGCCCGTGTGCGCACCGGTGAGGTGCCGGGAAGCCAGAGCACCGGGATGGCGGCCAGCAGGAGCAGACCCGCGGTCGCCGCCAGCGCGCCTCGGGGAGTGAGGACGGACGCCGCAACGGCGATCGCCGCCGGTCCGACGGTGCCGGCGACGCCGTAGGTGAGCGCGTCGAGGGCCTGGCCGCGGCGCTGGCGGGGTCCGGCGGCGTCGGAGCCGGCCGTCGAGCCGGTCGCGGAGCCGTCTCCGGCCCTCGTTCCGCGGCGCGAGGACGCGTCCAGGAGGGGAGCGAGCCGACTGCTCAGGCCACCCGTGACCAGTGGCCCCGCGCATCCCGCTGCGGCCAGGGCCAGAGCCGCCGCGATCGTGCTGACCGGGAGCAGGGCGGCCGCCGCCACGGCGAACACCGCGTACCAGGCGAACGCGCCCGCGAGCACGGGTCCGGGTCGGCGTCGTGCATCCAGCAGCCGCCCGGCGAGCGGACCGACGAGGTGCGGGATGGTCAGCGCACCGGCGAGCAGACCACCGACCGCGGGGCCACCGGTTGCCGTGCCCGCCAGAACGGCGGCGACGACGGCGCCCGCGTCGGCCGACCGGCCCGGAACGGCCGCGGCCACGTAGAGGATGACACCGCTCCGTCCGCTCACCGACAACACGTTGCCCCGAGGGGCGTCACCTGTCAAGATGGTGACGTGAGTTTCGCGTTCGTGGCGGGCAACCTCGCCCTCGACTTCGTCGCGACGGTCGCCGAGCGGCGCACGACGGCGGTCGAGCGCGTGCCCACCCCGGCTGCGCTCGCACAGTGGTTCGTCGACGCCGGTGTGGTGGATGCCCCACCTGCCATCAGCGAGCGGGGCCATGGGGAGGCGCTCGCCCTCCGCGAGACGATCTGGGGGCTGCTGAGCGCCGATCCCGCGCATCCGCTCGACGTCGGAGCGGTGAGCCTCGTCAACGGGTACGCAGGGGCCGGTGTCCCCGTCGCCGCACTCGCGGCCGACCGGTCGGTGACGACCTCGGGCGACCTCGACTCGTGCCTCGCGTCCGTCGCACGAGCGGCTGTGGACGCCTTCCGCCCGGAGAATGCCGCCCACCTCAAGTGGTGCGAGGGCGTCGACTGCACACGACCGTTCCTCGACGCGTCCCGCGCATCCAACCGCCGCTGGTGCGGCATGGCCGGCTGCGGCGACCGCGCCAAGGCCGCCGCCTACCGCGCCCGGAAGCGCACCGCGCACGTCTGACCCGGCGCGGCCGGAGGCGGGCTCAGCTGCTCTGGCGGACCACCAGCTCCGTCGGCAGCAGCGTCACGCGGTCGACGTTCTCCCCGGCGAGGCGGCGCACGAGCACCCGGGCCATCGCCTCGCCCAGGCCGATCGACGGC
This region of Leifsonia sp. fls2-241-R2A-40a genomic DNA includes:
- a CDS encoding phosphatase PAP2 family protein, encoding MRTRLRALPFLWGALVSAVLFAAVYLVFVQSYIGQVIDERAFAGADAWKGDVIDFAQSFLDALPVASVVIGAVVAIVIVLVRRNWLVFGVAVGAAIGANVSTQLLKYTILSRPEKGVDVGLANSLPSGHTAVAASAALVVFLLAAPKYRPLAAIVGSIFAIAAGASTLVEQWHRPSDVVAGMLVVAFWGCLAGIVLSWLHLPGAEPPVRSKLWPLVWIGVVCAVGSIVALLVTYFSAQSGTEHLFIAYAGGVAAIVATGFVLAAAGNRLYRRLA
- a CDS encoding ABATE domain-containing protein, whose amino-acid sequence is MSFAFVAGNLALDFVATVAERRTTAVERVPTPAALAQWFVDAGVVDAPPAISERGHGEALALRETIWGLLSADPAHPLDVGAVSLVNGYAGAGVPVAALAADRSVTTSGDLDSCLASVARAAVDAFRPENAAHLKWCEGVDCTRPFLDASRASNRRWCGMAGCGDRAKAAAYRARKRTAHV
- a CDS encoding alpha/beta hydrolase, producing MFEGFAHADVDVGEATIHVRHGGKGPPLVLLHGHPRTGATWHRVAPVLAEQGFTVVVPDLRGYGRSSAPAPRSDHAQASKRAMAGDILELMRQLGHDRFDLVGHDRGSYVAFRLALDHPEAVRRVALLDCIPIVEHLDRMTPEFATAWFHWFFFAQPEVPERVIGADPDAWYHGDPDAMGAENFAERREAVHRPEVVRAMLEDYRAGLTVDRADEESDRAAGRRLSMPLLVLWSLHDDLEQLFGDPLEIWRDWAVDVRGHGIASGHHVAEEAPDALARDLTSFFSE
- a CDS encoding site-specific DNA-methyltransferase — protein: MSHPEPAAAPLWHPDAPSTVVAGDNLEVLAALPDASFRLIYLDPPFNTGRSQARRTLTSRPSDGGAGSVIGFKGRSYERIKGDLLSYDDRFEDYWGFLEPRLIEAWRVLAADGTLYLHLDYRESHYAKVLLDALFGRESFLNELIWAYDYGAKPKNRWPAKHDTILVYVKDPSAYHFDSAAVEREPYMAPGLVTPEKAQLGKLPTDVWWHTIVSPTGREKTGYPTQKPEGVLRRIVQASSREGDWVLDFFAGSGTTGAVASALGRRFLLVDSNPAAIEVMRERLGAGDAAVRFVG
- a CDS encoding SRPBCC family protein; translated protein: MRRITNTIDIDAPAHEVYLALRAVDEYPAWLHHSMVYRGTRGRVAGYEDTTMVGRMPGQVVEEVPDRALRFHQAKRSGSIDADIRYDLDGTGPVTHVTRVGELTTHGFFRATQPMLVWMAAAESRRTMRALKSHVEHPA